The Xiphophorus couchianus chromosome 18, X_couchianus-1.0, whole genome shotgun sequence DNA window GTGTTCTAGCCAAatcctttattttatattatgcaatttcagtttttagaatACTTAGAAATAGGGTTTGATAAACAGCCAagagtgtgtttttgtgatCATCAAATCTTGACTCACAGCACAGTCCTAAGTTAACTTGTCAAGAAGAAAAATGGAGGAGTGTAAATCCCCGTCTTACTGGCACAGTGCTGTGATGACAACTCATGGAAACTAGAAAATAGTTTTGAATTTGGAAAATCTTTTTATAGttttcattctctctctctctgtgcttGCATGGGATTTCTCCAGGTTTTCTagctgtttcttgttttaatcgTCTCTTTAAGgactttttaatttactgttcTTTGGGCCTTAgtcatattttttacataataaaataaaaattgaaaaatattatttgtaagAAAGAACATCCTGACTTTTcaacaaaactttcttgtgcAGACATGTGTACtagcaaacaaaaatacaaataaaaaaatcatgtagttaTTGTGTATCCATTTTTGTGACTTGTCAGAGGACTGCAGATGTGAATTAGCCCATCAAATGGTGACATTGTCATTTGAGTTGTACTGTACattgtctctttttaaaataagttcatCATCATAGTGTAGTAATATATTTTGACCAGGAGAGCGCAGCAGTCACAGCTTTATAGCGATGTGCTGGAAAAACTGCTGGCAACAAAGTGTGTGTTCCACGTTCAGGATTTTGGACATGTGTCAGTCTGTGAGTGTCTGTTTATGTTTCCATCTGTGTGCTTTccctgtgtgtttgtctttttttcttcccctgcatgtgtgtgtgtgtgtgtatgaatcTTTATTGTTCACAAATAGGGACAGGGAAAAAACGCAAGctagaaaatgaaagaaagcaaaatagaaaaagaaggagagaaaaatagGGAAAACGGATGGTAGGGATTTGTTGAAGAGCTTCTCTGATGTGATTCTCAGCAATTGCTCTGATATTAGTAGAAGCATGATTTATTGCAGTATTTAAAGAAGCGTGGTAAAATCCCAGCAGCTAAAAGAGGAAATGGGTGTATAACCTTAGCAACATCTATAAATCAGCAGACATTTCCTCTTTTACTAACAAaccctttttattttgtttcaacagtattcaataaatacaaaatacaaaccTGCTTCATATTTCACAAtgatgaaaaaagcaaaaacaaaaatgacttaaagCAAAACGGGAAGAACCAAAGCTGAGGCGAAATGATATAAACAGAAGGTGTTTTAATGCTCTGTCCCAGAAAAACTGAGCGATCCTGTCAGAAATGAGAGTCATACagagtggaaatattttcttacatCAGGCAAAAGCTGTAGGCGTGTGGGCACAGATACGCTTCTTCTATTCACTTactcacactttaaaaaaaaccccaaaggaAGTAAAAGAAAGACACACGGATACCGACATTCACACACTCACGCCTTCTTAAGTAACATTTTCCATCGCTGTGTCCAGTGGGAGCCGCAGTAACTATGGCTGTGCTTCAAATATAAGCTCTGTCGATACAAACTGCTTTTTTCTCCCAACACTTACTATTTAAAATCCACCTGGATTTCAGTCCGATGAACAGCTGCGTTGGACCTACAGCTTCACCTTTCACCCGTTTAGGAACGGCTAAACTCCAACAAACATTGAAGGCAGCATGTGAGTAACGCTAGGATGGTCCTCTCCAAAGCTTTACCGCTTCACTTAAAGTCCTTATTTTGCATTTGAACTCCCTTCAGTCTCTGCACGGCTCTCCTCTTTACAATCTTGAAGCTGATAACAGGGTGGGTGTTGGGTCAGGAGAGATAAGGGGGTCCCAGTGTGCAGCTCTGGGTATAGGTCCATGtgggatgaggaggaggagggcgtTGTTTTCTAGAAAAGGGTCTGGGGCTCATTTCTAAAGTGGGGACATTCCACATCCTCATTGTTTCCAGGTTCGTCTTTTGCCTGGTGTTTTTGTCATCAGATCAGCTTCCTCTTTCTGATCTACGAAGAAgataagaaaatgaatgaaaaatgtgatgCAAAATTATTCGTTTGTTTCACAGATGTAACTGTTCTAAAGGATCTCTGTTGTTCTAAATGTTCTAGCTCATGTTTGATAGTCAGTGGTTCTGTATATGATGAACAAATATCATACAGATactttaaaaacagtcaaaacaacaaatcaaaaaagcttttgagttaaatgtcaataaaaaagcTCAGAATCAGTTGCCAATGCTTGCTTGGttagcagctaacagctagccaGTTGTGGTTTTCCCACAGTGCTCATAGATTATTTGATCTTGTCTGTCACTAATACTTCTTTCtaaggctaaaaaaaacaaacaataaatgttgttgCACAAGCAGTTTTTAAAGTAGAAGGCAATTTTTCAGTGCTTATGTAATTGCGTGTTGTCAACCAGTATGGCAACAGGGTGTTAACAGCTGCCTCTGCCAACACAGAAGTGCAACGCTGTTGCCAACTCCACAGCAGGGATTTAGTCAGCTGCCCTAAAAGTTGCTAGAAGTCGCTAATAAGATTAAGGCCTAATTTGCAGACAATGTGcctggaagcagcagcagaagagatGAATAATGTTATGGGTGAGACAAAAAAAGATATGTAGACAAAAGAATTCAAATATGTTTAGAACTTTTCATGTTGGTTTAGTTTTATGTAGGAAAGGTTGttaaatttattcttatttgatttattttttaaaaagggttAGATGGATCTGAAAACTAGCTAATAATAGCTGGAAACATTGCAATACAACTCAAGAACTACAACAAACAACACTTTCACATCTAGGCGGTGTTGATCTCGAGAGACTAAGACCGGTCTCGGTCGACtagggattttatttcaagaccacAACTGTGAAAATATCACTAAACTTACAGCATactgtccagtttatttgttaacatgtttgtttttcactggatgcaaaacGCACCgattaaaatccaagcaataactTGACTTACCAATTACTGTTTCTGTTACCCCCCTGCTCCCCACCTTTTACTCACACGCGGCGCTCCAAGACATGCGCAGTGGTTTCCTTTGAGAGGCAGAAGATGTCTGTCTAATCGTCAGTaataaatcataagaaatcCGACGGCGACAGCTAATTCTGCAGCGCTTCGCTTTCACAGGCGGTGGGGACTACGTCTAACGTTTTTCGTCACttagaaaagaagctcaaagaaaggtAAGCTCCGTTGACGTGATGTTAGCACAGCTAGCTGTATAGAGACACACAAGcatttgtgatggaaaaaaaagactctcACTGCGCTGAATGTGAGGAGGTGTTGACTAACGTGTCGCCTATATGGGACAACATTGTGTCCAAAAGTCTGCAATATAGTGATGTGACATTCACGAACAATCCGAGTCTTCTGAACTTTTCTTTACTAAGAAGACAGGACTGGAGCCTCTCTGAGAGCCGTTCTTTGTTCTTCTAATGCTCCGTGTACACTACAATATCtatcattatttaatttaattatatacattgatatttatttaattagcaaataaataaaacacaagaacgAAAGAGCAGGCAGAGCATGCGCCTTTGATTGTTTCCTTTCAGAGTGTCAGTATTGTGCTGCCTGGCTTCATGCAGAGGGAGAGAGGGTGAGAACGGTCATGGTGAGCGCCTTGTGCTTGGTTACTTCTTGCTTGTTGCTCTTTGGTCAGTGTTCATAGTTGAGCGTTGTTTACCTTCAGGGCATTGCCTCAATTGCTATGTTTAATGATGCAGACAGTGGTGATTTCTGACATGAATGATATGGGCAAATGCCCAGGGCATTATCTTTTTAGAGaagcagaacaaagagtttgttctgcttttaatattggttaaatttatttcagctctaagtatttaatatctaggtgtttttatgggaatgtgaatctttcagatcaatttgattagcaattttgatcttatttcccattttattgtgtcatgtagcaTGGGGCtttggtcttggtcttgacttggtctcggaccctaaaagtcttggtcttgacttggtctcgggttaggtggtcttgactacaacacagCATCTAGGCATGCAGTAAtagtttagatttgttttaaagacatagatttgcatttaaatataaaactttaatgcACTCCTCATAAAAATATtgtcactttcctaaaataatggcctaaggtattatttgccaaaagtgattttctaaaaaaaaaatgacttaggtCATTATTTTATGAAGGTGACAATATGTAAATCAACATGTGTTCATTCCTTACCAGCACATTCAGGACAGCATGAGCTCTCTGTACGGGTGATATTAGAACAGGCCAGCACAGGACATTGTTTCCTTTGACACTTGGTAACTCCATGCTGTAGAGAAAAAGAGAATGAGAAAGCAGTAGTAAGAGTTTCTTCATTTGATGGGAAAAATTGGATTTCCTTTGGGTTTCAGCAAAAACATGTAGCTCCTTCATGCTTACATCACACCAGCAGTTGATGCACTTCATCTCGCCCACCAGCGGCACCCAGGGGTGCCAGCTGTCGCTGTTCTGGTAGAAGTTCTTtccaaatttgcagtaccgtggGCCGTCCGCTTGCATCATGTCGCTGTGCTCCAGGCCTGCAGGGGTCCTCTCTTCTTCTGGACACTCCTTGCAGCAGTCAGAGGGGCTGCGTCTCACTGGGTGACTGCAAGTCAGTACGGGACACGTCACCTTCTCACAGTGGACCTCCCCAGTAGAGCCCTGAggttaaaacaacaacatattggaaacagtttttcctttagaaaaatgtgacttttctttCCAGTTGTATGGACATTCTTAAAGTACAGAGGAGAATTTTCTCTACCCTTCACATTCTTTGTAGCCTAATACAACACAAACGACCCGTAAAGAGCCCCTGAGATGTAAACTCAGCCAGATGTGAGCctatttattgatgtttattaCCTTGCAAGTGCAGACCGCACATTTAATGTATCCAAAGGGAGGAACAAAGGGATGCCATGTGGTCCCTGGGGCATGCATCTTCTGGTCGCCCTCAAAGTAACAACCTGAGTGATGGGAAATGTAAGCCAAGAGGGTTGTCAGGGGTAAGACAGGGGCTTTAGAGTTAATCTGTGAGCTAAAATCtcataaacaaaacagcagttagaaaacataaaagacaaaagaaggTAAAAAATAGAGTAGAGTTATAACACCACCTTCTAAATGTTCCTCCACCATCTCTGGTGTTTTTATGTCCTTGGGCTCCCTTCTTTCTGCACATGGAAAGAATAGTCATAAAATGATTAAACTTATGGATAGCAATGGAGAGCACTCTAACATCTATGAATTACTTTAAAATCCCCAACATAATGTTGACCGTACCATCACAGACGGAACAGCACTTGTCCTCGGGTTGAATGGTTCTGGAGCAGGTCAGCTCTGGACAAATAACTGGATCACAGATCACTGTTCGCTTctacagatggaaaaaaaatgttttatgaaatcaGAGTAAATATGCTAATGTTAGATTAGAACTTCAGCAAAATGTCTTGCATAAAAACATTGCCATGTGCAGCAAGATGTGAGTGCTCTCTTTACCTGGCAGCTGCATGTGAAACACTTGTCATAGCTGGGAGTCCAGCGGGAACCATGAGCGTGATACTGGTTCTCAAAGAAGCAGGTGTTTGGGTCTTTCTTCAGCTCCTCTGGGTCATTCAGGAAAAGGTCATCAAACTCAGCCTCCTCTACCTCTGCTGGGGCACCAAGTTTACAGCTGTTTGGTACATGGACCTGGAAATGCATCATCAAATGGAGTCAGATGGAGAGGGATGGcatttgaacaaaaaagaaaagtaaaagtgtgtgtgaaaTGTGTAGAGAATTAAATTGGGATGAAAGACGACCTCACAAAGTGATCAACCATTACACCTGTGGGGTTTACAGCCAACTGTGGTCTCTTTGTATGTTCCTGTAGGCcaataaaatgaactaaacGTCCTGTAGAGAAACAGCTGCCAGTGAAAACAATAAGTGGTTAAAGAAGCTGCAGGACTTTTATAATGCAGAGCACCTTCTCTAAAtaccacattttaaaaagcatagtGCCTAGCCACTTTTGTGGATCAGGTCTGCCAGAACCCCCTCACCGACTGTTTCATAGCTATTTGGGAACCAGCAACCACTTTGATTGGCTCTAGCATTTACTCTTCCTGATTCTCAGTACCAGTGTTTAATCTGTAAAATCCCAAAGGAAACATGCAACAAATTATGTCATTAATTGCTAAGACCTTAGTAAGTATTGTGGAAGTTTGTGGCTTAACATATCACTAAAGTGAGACAACGACATTAAAATTAGTGACTACGTGACTTCATTGCATACCCGTCCTCGTATTTCTCCCTGAGGATTCAGCTTGGTGCTGACTTGGATGAAGGCTGTTCCCTGGTCCAGATGTTGCAGTAGTTCAATGCTCATGTCCTTTAAAACCCCCTGAGCCTGCAGGGTAGATACAACACTTTAGATATCATATTTTATTGAGACATTTTTAGAGTGATGCTTGAagaaaagaatatatatatatatattcaagtgttttctttcattgtaCATCCTACTTCCATTTAACCCATTTGACTGATGCCGAGTTAGAGATATTAGCagtatttagttttcttttccaaCACAAACTTATCTTGTTTCTTATCAGGCACCATGTTTGATGCCAAATACTGGCTTGAatggtaataaaaatgtttaatagtaACAGTTTAACATTGCATATTTGCACCTAATAAGTGAGTCAAATGTGATTATTcattttcctgctttaaaatctaaatatttttgcatcgTTAATGTCTGTTAATATGaaatacaacttttaatttttttatattcaaagcaaaacaaaaactttaacttcTGACCTGAATGGTCTACAGCAATGttgcccaaagtcagtcctcgagggccggcatcctgcacgttttagttctctcactggtggtaccaacaaccttttcagcatgtcaatgttcttcttaggccttctaaagagccatcatttgattcaggtgcgTTAACttagggagagaactaaaacatgcaggatgccggcgctcgaggaccgactttgggcaccactggtcTACAGTAACATTTGTAAGCAGACAAGCAGACGGACCTGAGAGCCATAGAAACCCGTCAGGAGCCTCTTGTGATTTGTGCTGCTGTCATCCAGCTCTCCGATCTCTGCCAGTCCGTGTAGGTGGGCGTTCATGGTCACGTCGTCCGTCTTACTAAGACCTGCGACGATTATCTTGTAGTGCAGATGGCACTGTTTATCCACAGACACCCAGGCATGGCCAGATGCTCCAGTTCGTACCGGTGGAGACACAAAATGCCCGGCCAGAGGAGTGGGAAGCTCTTGaggagacagaaaatgaaagaaaaagacaataaatgtaCGGTAGTATATTTTCAAAGCAGgtcaatgtgcttttttttttttctactgtttaGATGTTTCTTAATCTGTTTGTCCTCACTCCACTGGTCCTCACCATGTCTGGGTACCTCTAGGCCACTGTAAGGCAGGACTTTGATTTGCCCCCTGAGCTCCCCCTCCTGGCTGTGTGCCGTGGCCACATTGATGAAGAGCTCGTTTTGCAGCAGCATGTGGATATGTCGGGCCTCCAGTCGACTCCAGCTGCCCACCGACTGCCCAGTCGCCCTGCTGTACTCCGCAGTTAAATCGTAAAGGACAGAGCGCTTGTTTCGACGCCGCGGCTTCAGTTCTATTGTGAGACCCACAATGTCACTTGTGAGACCTGCGACCTGAACCTGCAGAACACCAAGAGACCCAAGCATTAAACACCCCATTAACTCTAAAtgtgcttttagaaaaatatgaagattCTGCTATTTGACCCAACAACATTTTAGTATACAGAGAAGGTCATTGTTGAGTCTGTGGAATCAAAACCTCAGAAAGGGAAGtttcctgaaaacaaaaacacaaacattgtttATGAGTGAAAGAGACTGATACCTGGTAGTCCAACGTCCCGTTGCCATGGAGGTTAAAGATGG harbors:
- the chrd gene encoding chordin is translated as MLASRALRCLLCALSCAWWLPTGTASRLKTPALPIQSEREPVPSKGLAGCSFGGRFYSLEETWHPDLGEPFGVMHCVQCHCEPQKSRRKVSGKVNCRNIKQDCPTLDCDDSVLLPGHCCRTCQKGAVDKKQTDIMLETFEYFHEKGKEDDLHKSYNDRSYLSSEDTGLGESRTDFVALLTGVTDSWLPSSSGVARVRLSLTRTMLTFSVTYQRIGRPSKIAILDSDGTPAFEYKVPKGQTDMICGVWKNLAKPLLRKLQSEQLRISMTISTGRREEVVGKIIKHRALFAETFSSVLTSEEENAGMGGIAMLTLSDSENNLHFILILQGLIRHKDKEPVLVPIRVQLVYRQHVLREIRSNITSNDPDFAEVLTDLNSRDLFWLSRGQLEIAVATEDQDPRQISGFITGRKSCDTIQSVMSSGDALIPGKTGGVGSAIFNLHGNGTLDYQVQVAGLTSDIVGLTIELKPRRRNKRSVLYDLTAEYSRATGQSVGSWSRLEARHIHMLLQNELFINVATAHSQEGELRGQIKVLPYSGLEVPRHELPTPLAGHFVSPPVRTGASGHAWVSVDKQCHLHYKIIVAGLSKTDDVTMNAHLHGLAEIGELDDSSTNHKRLLTGFYGSQAQGVLKDMSIELLQHLDQGTAFIQVSTKLNPQGEIRGRVHVPNSCKLGAPAEVEEAEFDDLFLNDPEELKKDPNTCFFENQYHAHGSRWTPSYDKCFTCSCQKRTVICDPVICPELTCSRTIQPEDKCCSVCDERREPKDIKTPEMVEEHLEGCYFEGDQKMHAPGTTWHPFVPPFGYIKCAVCTCKGSTGEVHCEKVTCPVLTCSHPVRRSPSDCCKECPEEERTPAGLEHSDMMQADGPRYCKFGKNFYQNSDSWHPWVPLVGEMKCINCWCDHGVTKCQRKQCPVLACSNITRTESSCCPECADQKEEADLMTKTPGKRRTWKQ